One window from the genome of Kryptolebias marmoratus isolate JLee-2015 linkage group LG1, ASM164957v2, whole genome shotgun sequence encodes:
- the LOC108242815 gene encoding outer dense fiber protein 2 isoform X2, with product MKTRDSAPTPVHVHMRRSPSKYPQAQERGDGGRPKTRTPWIPPGKLSCRRAPGSSKSQPSSLHHQADGGTGRQHDAEEQDEDLAGVTKNLSILLREQDNLRCSKKSESGGPHRDADMLLRALVEAEIDGVAVANQLTALKGAIDGLAKEKRLSKLQSALLGRQQELLLEKIEMFDNTNHSLRDLLREWSEYERDSLVRSAENDALKKRLADSEAENIRLFAKLTNKEKEASKLAEHLDFEKDTVKTTEELSKILESTRSHLESQLNRAEAEKSRLAAQIQRMQRSQEQEQEKLRALQEELRTLRRRREDEERKEEQQTVVLLTQRAERAEESSRRLSEKLQEKESQLSQALSTSRDWCLRHSKEAPVKGQLEEEISALKLKVTELNSELRSAEDRSRTNREELRNQLSQLSTESAATKLENQRLKSELMSAEEKSRGLHSEGRHLKSSIKKYESLVEKYKKKLQQARLESEEFRLKLEATQKEAREVKESLEREKEQARRELLGRLMELETLPDKLRRTEQQLRDAQQEADVHERRNTENNAALSEVRHKVEQQGAQLETFQQRNLLLQEENNVLVEKMNNLERKLEAVNVENKEMSQTLASKEGSIRSLQQQLEEKTRECSVLSLQLKQTLDDAQRQVDDGIQRVLAKERASQSKALELQCQLSRAETELGQLRRSKDEMERRFQTQLQNIKERLEQSDSTNRSLQNYVHFLKTSYGNVFGDSLLAS from the exons ATGAAAACCCGAGATTCGGCACCA ACACCGGTCCATGTTCACATGAGGAGGAGTCCCAGCAAATATCCACAG gcaCAAGAGAGAGGAGATGGAGGGAGGCCAAAGACCCGGACGCCTTGGATTCCTCCAGGAAAACTGTCCTGCAGAAGAGCCCCGGGCTCCTCCAAGTCCCAG CCCAGCAGTTTGCACCATCAAGCAGACGGAGGGACCGGACGTCAGCATGACGCAGAGGAGCAGGATGAAGATCTGGCCGGAGTAACTAAAAACCTCAGCATCCTGCTCAGGGAACAAGATAACCTTCGTTGCTCAAAGAA GTCGGAGTCAGGTGGTCCACACAGAGATGCAGACATGCTCCTGAGGGCGCTTGTAGAAGCAGAAATTGACGGCGTTGCTGTAGCCAATCAGCTGACAGCTCTGAAGGGAGCCATTGACGGTCTCGCCAAG GAGAAACGTCTGTCGAAACTACAGTCAGCCTTGTTGGGACGGCAGCAGGAGCTGTTGCTGGAGAAAATAGAAATGTTCGATAACACGAATCACAGCCTTCGAGACCTCCTCAGAGAGTGGAGCGAATATGAG AGAGACTCGTTAGTGCGGTCAGCAGAGAACGATGCCCTGAAGAAGAGGTTGGCTGACAGTGAAGCAGAAAACATT AGACTTTTTGCCAAACTCACCAACAAAGAGAAAGAAGCCTCCAAGCTTGCTGAGCACTTGGACTTTGAAAAG GACACCGTGAAGACAACCGAGGAGCTTTCGAAGATCCTGGAGTCGACTCGCAGCCACCTGGAGTCGCAGCTGAACCGAGCAGAGGCCGAAAAGTCCCGTCTGGCCGCTCAGATCCAG AGGATGCAGCGGAgtcaggagcaggagcaggagaaACTCCGggctctgcaggaggagctgcGGACTCTGAGACGGCGGCGGGAGGACGAGGAGCGGAAAGAAGAGCAGCAGACGGTGGTTCTGCTCACGCAGCGAGCCGAACGGGCCGAGGAGTCCTCCAGGAGACTCTCGGAGAAACTTCAGGAGAAG gaGTCCCAGCTGTCTCAAGCTCTGTCCACCTCCAGGGACTGGTGTCTCCGCCACTCGAAGGAAGCGCCTGTTAAagggcagctggaggaggagatcTCTGCTCTTAAACT GAAGGTGACCGAGCTGAACTCTGAGCTTCGTTCAGCCGAGGACAGGAGTCGGACGAACAGGGAGGAGCTCAGAAATCAGCTAAGCCAGCTCAGCACTGAGAGCGCTGCCACAAAGCTGGAAAACCAACGACTCAAG AGCGAGTTGATGTCAGCCGAGGAGAAGTCCAGAGGACTTCACTCTGAAGGTCGTCACCTGAAATCATCAATCAAAAAATACGAGAGCCTGGTGGAGAAATACAAGAAGAAG CTCCAGCAGGCCCGCCTTGAGTCGGAGGAGTTCCGCCTGAAGCTGGAGGCGACGCAGAAGGAGGCGCGGGAGGTGAAGGAGAGCCTGGAGAGGGAGAAGGAGCAGGCGCGGCGGGAGCTGCTGGGCCGACTCATGGAGCTCGAGACGTTGCCGGACAAACTGAGGAGGACTGAGCAGCAGCTCCGAGACGCCCAGCAGGAGGCTGACGTCCACGAGAGGAGAAACACGGAGAATAATGCTGCCCTGTCAGAGGTCCGACACAAG GTGGAGCAGCAAGGTGCTCAGTTGGAGACATTTCAGCAGAGgaatctgctgctgcaggaggaaaacaacgtcctggtggagaaaatgaacaACCTGGAGAG GAAGCTGGAGGCTGTGAACGTAGAGAACAAGGAGATGTCCCAGACTCTCGCCTCGAAGGAAGGAAGCATCCGcagccttcagcagcagctggaggagaagacCCGAGAGTGCAGCGTCCTGTCCCTGCAGCTGAAGCAAACTCTGGACGATGCTCAGAGACAG GTGGATGACGGCATCCAGAGGGTTTTGGCCAAAGAGAGAGCGTCTCAGTCCAAAGCTTTGGAGCTGCAGTGCCAGCTGAGCCGAGCCGAAACAGAACTGGGTCAACTACGGCGAAGCAAGGACGAG atGGAGCGTCGTTTTCAGACTCAGCTGCAGAACATAAAGGAGAGGCTGGAGCAGTCCGATTCTACAAACCGGAGCCTCCAGAACTATGTTCACTTCCTGAAAACCTCCTATGGAAACGTTTTTGGAGACTCTTTGCTTGCAAGCTGA
- the gle1 gene encoding nucleoporin GLE1 — translation MPSETQRWETLNALKNLPKGKITFDPHWSERGEHILAGCKETLSLSSHTGVILERIDSVSLQKSSFLDSSVDSEETPASVSSTGSISDLNNKITAFSSTLCFKNEQKQAGSEEVKDGSPDVSEVSSPVSPPGISLLSPKAMETAGRIIWFENEQREKAKAALRQRQEMQEKQVAAVANAESEQLKRFEELMELKQRQEFQSMRDMMDRETKESMGRQEKLKEEQRHRIRILNLRLREAEQQRLREAELEKQRQTEGRERLRNLNSVQEEILQLNRLLEPSTQSDSDLPASGLDSYSTRGNQLCSQVSEVVRKTAEGEFPSSEDMLIAERALQEMRALMQQMQEEVAKAQEKKKEQEQEEESRKQKELQARQAAQKKAEQAAKEKAQKKGLQNSAEDGTIRWYKELQDSAARCAQSFEQLNSPKDAQTKKLKLELQKAATIPVSQISTNSGSQLREIFDRIDKLLSGRAVVSGGKSVSTSQHPQSLAFVSFKLAEKFVKQGEEEVASHHEAAFPIAMVASGIWELHPQVGDLILAHLHKKCPYAVPHYPPMKDGTPVEEYQRILGYRVDDSGAEGQDSFLKRMSGMIRLYAALIQLKWPYSSKQGSAPHGLNHGWRWFAQMLNMEPLADITATLLFDFLEVCGNALIKQYQLQFWKLIVLLKEEYFPRIEAVTSSGQMGSVIRLKQFLETSLNNRQISPPKGQLSSSFWRS, via the exons ATGCCTTCTGAAACTCAACGATGGGAAACTTTAAATGCGTTAAAGAATTTACCGAAAGGAAAAATCACATTCGACCCGCACTGGTCGGAAAGAGGAGAG CACATTTTGGCAGGTTGTAAAGAGACCCTCAGCTTATCGTCGCACACCGGAGTTATTTTGGAGCGAATCGACTCGGTGTCCCTGCAGAAGTCCTCCTTCCTGGACTCCAGCGTCGACTCCGAGGAGACTCCAGCCTCGGTTTCCTCCACTGGATCCATCAGTGACCTCAACAACAAAATCACTGCGTTCTCTTCAACTTTATGTTTCAAGAATGAGCAGAAGCAG GCTGGTAGTGAGGAGGTGAAGGATGGAAGTCCAGACGTCAGTGAAGTTTCCAGTCCTGTATCCCCGCCTGGCATTTCCCTGCTGTCGCCCAAAGCCATGGAAACCGCCGGGCGAATCATCTGGTTCGAGAATGAGCAGCGAGAAAAGGCCAAG GCGGCACTCCGCCAGCGGCAGGAGATGCAGGAGAAGCAGGTGGCGGCGGTGGCGAACGCCGAGTCGGAGCAGCTGAAGCGCTTCGAGGAGCTGATGGAGCTGAAGCAGCGGCAGGAGTTCCAGAGCATGAGGGACATGATGGACAGAGA AACTAAAGAGAGCATGGGCCGTcaggagaagctgaaggaggagcagCGACACAGAATAAGG atCCTCAATCTGCGTTTGAGGGAGGCGGAGCAGCAGCGTCTCCGGGAGGCGGAGCTTGAGAAGCAGCGGCAGACGGAGGGCCGAGAGAGGCTGCGTAACCTCAACAGCGTCCAGGAGGAGATTCTGCAGCTCAACCGGCTGCTGGAGCCGTCCACGCAGTCCGACTCGGACCTGCCGGCGTCCGGCCTCGACTCCTACAGCACCCGCGGGAACCAGCTGTGCTCGCAGGTGTCGGAGGTCGTGAGAAAGACGGCAGAG GGGGAGTTTCCCAGCTCGGAGGATATGTTGATCGCAGAGCGAGCTCTCCAGGAGATGAGGGCGCTGATGCAGCAGATGCAGGAGGAGGTGGCGAAGGctcaggagaagaagaaggagcaggagcaggaagaggagagcaggaagcagaaggagctgcaggCGCGGCAGGCGGCGCAGAAGAAGGCGGAGCAGGCAGCCAaagaaaaagcacagaaaaaag GGCTGCAGAACAGCGCTGAAGACGGCACCATCAGGTGGTACAAGGAGCTGCAGGACTCTGCTGCTCGGTGCGCTCAGTCCTTCGAACAACTCAACTCCCCAAAGGACGCCCAG acaaagaaactgaaactggaGCTCCAGAAAGCGGCCACCATCCCCGTCAGCCAGATCTCCACCAACTCCGGATCGCAGCTCCGAGAAATCTTCGACCGGATCGACAAGCTGCTGTCTGGACGGGCTGTGGTGTCCGGCGGGAAGTCCGTGTCCACCTCGCAGCATCCTCAGAGCCTGGCGTTCGTCAGCTTCAAGCTGGCGGAGAAGTTTGTG AAACaaggtgaggaggaggtggcGTCTCACCACGAGGCAGCCTTCCCCATCGCCATGGTGGCCTCTGGGATCTGGGAGCTGCACCCCCAGGTGGGAGACCTCATCCTGGCTCACCTGCACAAGAAATGTCCGTACGCCGTTCCACACTACCCTCCGATGAAGGACGGCACGCCCGTGGAGGAATACCAGAG GATTCTAGGTTACCGCGTGGACGATTCTGGAGCCGAAGGTCAGGACAGTTTCCTGAAGAGGATGTCTGGGATGATCCGACTCTACGCCGCTCTGATCCAGCTGAAGTGGCCCTACAGCTCGAAGCAAGGG TCTGCACCTCACGGCCTGAACCACGGCTGGCGCTGGTTTGCTCAGATGCTCAATATGGAGCCTCTGGCAGACATCACCGCAACGCTGCTGTTTGACTTTCTGGAG GTTTGCGGCAACGCGTTGATTAAACAGTACCAGCTCCAGTTCTGGAAGCTCATCGTGCTGCTGAAGGAGGAATACTTCCCCAG GATTGAAGCCGTGACCAGCAGTGGACAGATGGGCTCCGTGATCAGACTGAAGCAGTTCCTGGAG ACGTCCCTGAACAACCGACAGATCAGTCCGCCCAAAGGCCAGCTGAGCTCCTCGTTCTGGAGGTCGTGA
- the LOC108242815 gene encoding outer dense fiber protein 2 isoform X1, whose translation MKTRDSAPPPVHVHVTETTPVHVHMRRSPSKYPQAQERGDGGRPKTRTPWIPPGKLSCRRAPGSSKSQPSSLHHQADGGTGRQHDAEEQDEDLAGVTKNLSILLREQDNLRCSKKSESGGPHRDADMLLRALVEAEIDGVAVANQLTALKGAIDGLAKEKRLSKLQSALLGRQQELLLEKIEMFDNTNHSLRDLLREWSEYERDSLVRSAENDALKKRLADSEAENIRLFAKLTNKEKEASKLAEHLDFEKDTVKTTEELSKILESTRSHLESQLNRAEAEKSRLAAQIQRMQRSQEQEQEKLRALQEELRTLRRRREDEERKEEQQTVVLLTQRAERAEESSRRLSEKLQEKESQLSQALSTSRDWCLRHSKEAPVKGQLEEEISALKLKVTELNSELRSAEDRSRTNREELRNQLSQLSTESAATKLENQRLKSELMSAEEKSRGLHSEGRHLKSSIKKYESLVEKYKKKLQQARLESEEFRLKLEATQKEAREVKESLEREKEQARRELLGRLMELETLPDKLRRTEQQLRDAQQEADVHERRNTENNAALSEVRHKVEQQGAQLETFQQRNLLLQEENNVLVEKMNNLERKLEAVNVENKEMSQTLASKEGSIRSLQQQLEEKTRECSVLSLQLKQTLDDAQRQVDDGIQRVLAKERASQSKALELQCQLSRAETELGQLRRSKDEMERRFQTQLQNIKERLEQSDSTNRSLQNYVHFLKTSYGNVFGDSLLAS comes from the exons ATGAAAACCCGAGATTCGGCACCACCACCGGTTCACGTCCACGTAACGGAGACTACACCGGTCCATGTTCACATGAGGAGGAGTCCCAGCAAATATCCACAG gcaCAAGAGAGAGGAGATGGAGGGAGGCCAAAGACCCGGACGCCTTGGATTCCTCCAGGAAAACTGTCCTGCAGAAGAGCCCCGGGCTCCTCCAAGTCCCAG CCCAGCAGTTTGCACCATCAAGCAGACGGAGGGACCGGACGTCAGCATGACGCAGAGGAGCAGGATGAAGATCTGGCCGGAGTAACTAAAAACCTCAGCATCCTGCTCAGGGAACAAGATAACCTTCGTTGCTCAAAGAA GTCGGAGTCAGGTGGTCCACACAGAGATGCAGACATGCTCCTGAGGGCGCTTGTAGAAGCAGAAATTGACGGCGTTGCTGTAGCCAATCAGCTGACAGCTCTGAAGGGAGCCATTGACGGTCTCGCCAAG GAGAAACGTCTGTCGAAACTACAGTCAGCCTTGTTGGGACGGCAGCAGGAGCTGTTGCTGGAGAAAATAGAAATGTTCGATAACACGAATCACAGCCTTCGAGACCTCCTCAGAGAGTGGAGCGAATATGAG AGAGACTCGTTAGTGCGGTCAGCAGAGAACGATGCCCTGAAGAAGAGGTTGGCTGACAGTGAAGCAGAAAACATT AGACTTTTTGCCAAACTCACCAACAAAGAGAAAGAAGCCTCCAAGCTTGCTGAGCACTTGGACTTTGAAAAG GACACCGTGAAGACAACCGAGGAGCTTTCGAAGATCCTGGAGTCGACTCGCAGCCACCTGGAGTCGCAGCTGAACCGAGCAGAGGCCGAAAAGTCCCGTCTGGCCGCTCAGATCCAG AGGATGCAGCGGAgtcaggagcaggagcaggagaaACTCCGggctctgcaggaggagctgcGGACTCTGAGACGGCGGCGGGAGGACGAGGAGCGGAAAGAAGAGCAGCAGACGGTGGTTCTGCTCACGCAGCGAGCCGAACGGGCCGAGGAGTCCTCCAGGAGACTCTCGGAGAAACTTCAGGAGAAG gaGTCCCAGCTGTCTCAAGCTCTGTCCACCTCCAGGGACTGGTGTCTCCGCCACTCGAAGGAAGCGCCTGTTAAagggcagctggaggaggagatcTCTGCTCTTAAACT GAAGGTGACCGAGCTGAACTCTGAGCTTCGTTCAGCCGAGGACAGGAGTCGGACGAACAGGGAGGAGCTCAGAAATCAGCTAAGCCAGCTCAGCACTGAGAGCGCTGCCACAAAGCTGGAAAACCAACGACTCAAG AGCGAGTTGATGTCAGCCGAGGAGAAGTCCAGAGGACTTCACTCTGAAGGTCGTCACCTGAAATCATCAATCAAAAAATACGAGAGCCTGGTGGAGAAATACAAGAAGAAG CTCCAGCAGGCCCGCCTTGAGTCGGAGGAGTTCCGCCTGAAGCTGGAGGCGACGCAGAAGGAGGCGCGGGAGGTGAAGGAGAGCCTGGAGAGGGAGAAGGAGCAGGCGCGGCGGGAGCTGCTGGGCCGACTCATGGAGCTCGAGACGTTGCCGGACAAACTGAGGAGGACTGAGCAGCAGCTCCGAGACGCCCAGCAGGAGGCTGACGTCCACGAGAGGAGAAACACGGAGAATAATGCTGCCCTGTCAGAGGTCCGACACAAG GTGGAGCAGCAAGGTGCTCAGTTGGAGACATTTCAGCAGAGgaatctgctgctgcaggaggaaaacaacgtcctggtggagaaaatgaacaACCTGGAGAG GAAGCTGGAGGCTGTGAACGTAGAGAACAAGGAGATGTCCCAGACTCTCGCCTCGAAGGAAGGAAGCATCCGcagccttcagcagcagctggaggagaagacCCGAGAGTGCAGCGTCCTGTCCCTGCAGCTGAAGCAAACTCTGGACGATGCTCAGAGACAG GTGGATGACGGCATCCAGAGGGTTTTGGCCAAAGAGAGAGCGTCTCAGTCCAAAGCTTTGGAGCTGCAGTGCCAGCTGAGCCGAGCCGAAACAGAACTGGGTCAACTACGGCGAAGCAAGGACGAG atGGAGCGTCGTTTTCAGACTCAGCTGCAGAACATAAAGGAGAGGCTGGAGCAGTCCGATTCTACAAACCGGAGCCTCCAGAACTATGTTCACTTCCTGAAAACCTCCTATGGAAACGTTTTTGGAGACTCTTTGCTTGCAAGCTGA
- the si:ch211-51h9.7 gene encoding uncharacterized protein si:ch211-51h9.7: MSPRVPEEQLPGWFILALLLFIRPAEPCAAGGPQHGAGADTWMLCRTCGRELALGTDTDFVPSPLALSGRNHTMAGGRTRVQLLENPHGHRFEVVTFRKADVRKHWPADGDFSWFPGFSWTVATCPRCNTHLGWAFQPSDWPETITETRFEESKDTFVALITNRILREDFAASLLMTPKSLRS; the protein is encoded by the exons ATGAGTCCGCGGGTCCCCGAGGAGCAGCTGCCGGGGTGGTTTATTTTGGCTCTGCTCCTGTTCATCCGCCCCGCGGAGCCGTGCGCCGCAGGGGGGCCGCAGCACGGAGCCGGCGCCGACACCTGGATGCTGTGCAGGACGTGCGGGCGCGAACTGGCCCTCGGGACGGACACAGACTTCGTCCCCAGCCCGCTGGCGCTCTCCGGCCGCAACCACACGATGGCCGGCGGCCGGACCCGCGTCCAGCTCCTGGAAAACCCGCACGGACACCGGTTCGAGGTGGTCACGTTCAGGAAGGCGGACGTAAGGAAGCACTGGCCGGCGGATGGAGACTTCTCCTGGTTCCCGGGGTTCTCTTGGACCGTAGCTACCTGTCCCAGGTGTAACACTCATTTAG GTTGGGCCTTCCAGCCGAGCGACTGGCCTGAGACGATCACAGAAACCAGGTTTGAGGAGTCCAAAGACACCTTTGTGGCTTTAATCACAAACCGAATACTAAGGGAGGATTTTGCAGCGAGCCTTTTAATGACTCCAAAATCCTTGAGGAGTTGA